The genomic segment GGCTCGACGGCGTGGAGGGCTGAGATTTATGCTCCGCGCCGATGTTCTTGTCTGTTCAACCCATGGTGATCGCGGGGCGGGAATTCCGGTCCCGGTTGATCCTGGGGACCGGTAAGTTTTCGTCTCCCCAGGCGATGCGCGACGCGTTGGACGCGAGCGGGGCGGAAATGGTCACAGTCGCCCTGCGCCGCGCCGACTTGTCGGGCACGGGCGATCCGTTTGCCGATATTCTGGAGCACATCGATCCCAAGCGGTATTTGCTCTTGCCGAACACGAGCGGGGCGATGGATGCGCGGGAGGCGGTGCGGTTGGCCAAGTTGGCGGCGGCGGCGGGGCTGCCCCGCTGGATCAAACTGGAGATTCATCCTGACCCGCGGTACCTGCTTCCGGACCCGATCGAGACGTTGAAGGCGACTGAGATTCTCGTGGGCGAGGGGTTCACCGTGCTGCCTTATATCAACGCTGATCCGGTGCTGGCGAAGCGGTTGCAAGAGGCTGGAGCGGCCACGGTGATGCCGTTGGGGTCGCCCATCGGTTCGAATCGGGGGCTGCTCACGCGGGACCAGATTCGCATCATCATCGAACAGTCGACGGTGCCGGTGGTTGTGGACGCGGGGTTGGGCGCGCCGAGCCATGCGGCCGAGGCGATGGAGCTTGGAGCCGACGCGGTCCTGGTGAACACGGCGATCGCGGTGGCCGGGGATCCGTCCGCCATGGCCCGCGCCTTCGCCGCGGCGGTGCAGGCGGGGCGGGTGGCCTATGAATCCGGACTGGGTCCGGCGAGCGGTGTTGCCTCGGCGACGAGTCCCCTCACGGGGTTTCTGGAGGCGGGGCTGGCGTGAAGAGCCTTCCAACAGCCCGCGTGGCCCAGTTGCTGCGCGCTTTTCGGAGGCGACGCGTGCTCGTGTTCGGGGATGTGATGCTCGATCAGTTCGTCCATGGACGTGTGCGGAGGATTTCCCCGGAAGCCCCGGTGCCGGTGGTGGAGTTTGAGCGGGAAAGTTTCATGCCG from the Verrucomicrobiota bacterium genome contains:
- a CDS encoding thiazole synthase; its protein translation is MFLSVQPMVIAGREFRSRLILGTGKFSSPQAMRDALDASGAEMVTVALRRADLSGTGDPFADILEHIDPKRYLLLPNTSGAMDAREAVRLAKLAAAAGLPRWIKLEIHPDPRYLLPDPIETLKATEILVGEGFTVLPYINADPVLAKRLQEAGAATVMPLGSPIGSNRGLLTRDQIRIIIEQSTVPVVVDAGLGAPSHAAEAMELGADAVLVNTAIAVAGDPSAMARAFAAAVQAGRVAYESGLGPASGVASATSPLTGFLEAGLA